The Flavobacteriales bacterium genome includes a window with the following:
- a CDS encoding NAD(P)-dependent oxidoreductase, whose product MMNLKNKTVFITGASRGIGLAIAVKLASKGANIAIVSKTEHAHEKLPGTIYTAAKKIESVGGRALPICCDIRYDTQVEKAVQLTIKQFKTIDIVINNASAISLGLIEELSLKKFDLMHRVNSRGTYLVVKKCLPYLKNSMNPHILTLAPPINLSKKWFKENLEYTMAKFGMSLTGLGMSEQLMKDKIAVNALWPKTLIATSAIRYLNKNGKELIGYCRSPQIVADAAYCILKKISDTCTGNFFTDEEVLEKVGIKNFDHYAIDTSKGLYPDMFL is encoded by the coding sequence ATGATGAATTTAAAAAACAAAACTGTTTTTATTACTGGAGCCAGCAGGGGGATTGGGTTGGCCATAGCGGTCAAGCTCGCGAGCAAAGGAGCAAATATTGCTATAGTTTCAAAAACAGAACATGCTCATGAAAAATTACCAGGAACAATCTATACTGCCGCTAAAAAAATTGAGTCGGTAGGAGGGAGAGCACTTCCGATTTGTTGCGATATTAGATATGACACACAAGTAGAAAAAGCGGTTCAGCTCACGATAAAACAGTTTAAAACAATTGACATAGTAATTAATAATGCGAGTGCTATTTCCTTAGGATTAATAGAGGAATTAAGCCTTAAAAAGTTTGATTTGATGCATAGAGTAAATTCAAGAGGTACTTATCTTGTTGTTAAAAAATGCTTGCCTTATTTGAAGAATTCAATGAATCCGCATATTCTGACTCTTGCTCCACCCATTAACCTGAGTAAAAAATGGTTTAAAGAAAACTTAGAATACACGATGGCTAAATTCGGAATGAGTTTGACGGGCTTAGGTATGTCAGAGCAATTAATGAAGGATAAAATCGCAGTAAATGCCCTTTGGCCCAAAACATTGATTGCGACATCCGCGATTAGGTATTTGAATAAAAATGGAAAAGAATTGATTGGTTATTGTCGATCGCCACAAATTGTTGCTGATGCAGCTTATTGTATTTTGAAAAAAATTAGCGACACCTGTACGGGTAATTTTTTTACAGACGAAGAGGTATTAGAGAAGGTTGGAATAAAGAATTTCGACCATTATGCAATCGATACAAGTAAAGGGTTATACCCTGATATGTTTCTTTAG